In the genome of Hyphobacterium sp. CCMP332, one region contains:
- a CDS encoding DMT family transporter, protein MLAATFLFTLMNIFVKLVPHIPVMEIILFRSLISLIMSYSVIRYNKISPWGNNKRFLFLRGFFGVLALVLYFTTLQNMPLASAVTIRYLTPIFTAMFGIYLLGEKVFKTQWLFFAISLAGIILIKGFDTRISTIHFLMGVGSAFFSGIAYNSIRKLRFTDHPMVIIMYFPIIALPFCIIYSFFDWVTPLGLDWLYLLLIGILTQFAQYFMTKAYQADEAQKVSTINYLGFIFALAAGIFIFNEHYSLKIIFGMLLVLGGVILNIFYKKYRYNRMMAKKN, encoded by the coding sequence ATGCTCGCGGCGACCTTTCTATTTACATTAATGAATATTTTTGTAAAGCTAGTTCCACATATTCCGGTGATGGAAATAATTTTATTTAGGTCATTGATTTCTCTGATCATGAGTTATTCCGTAATCAGGTATAATAAAATTTCACCATGGGGAAACAATAAAAGATTTTTATTTCTAAGAGGATTTTTTGGCGTATTGGCGCTGGTGTTATATTTCACAACACTTCAAAATATGCCGTTGGCAAGTGCAGTTACAATCCGTTATCTCACTCCAATTTTTACAGCTATGTTTGGAATCTATCTTCTTGGAGAAAAAGTATTCAAAACCCAATGGTTGTTTTTTGCAATATCGCTAGCCGGAATTATATTAATTAAAGGCTTCGATACCAGGATTTCTACTATTCATTTTTTAATGGGAGTGGGTTCTGCATTCTTTTCGGGAATAGCCTACAATAGCATAAGGAAATTACGCTTCACGGATCACCCGATGGTCATCATAATGTATTTCCCGATTATTGCGCTTCCTTTTTGTATAATTTATTCATTTTTTGACTGGGTGACTCCGTTAGGGCTGGATTGGCTTTATCTTCTATTGATTGGAATTTTAACACAATTCGCGCAATACTTTATGACTAAAGCTTATCAGGCCGATGAGGCCCAGAAAGTCAGTACGATAAATTACTTAGGATTTATTTTTGCTTTAGCTGCGGGCATATTCATATTTAACGAACATTATTCCCTAAAAATAATTTTTGGAATGCTTCTGGTACTGGGTGGAGTTATTCTTAATATTTTTTATAAAAAGTATCGCTACAATAGAATGATGGCAAAAAAGAACTAG
- a CDS encoding acyl-CoA-binding protein: MTFEEAQEKVKTLSSKPDNDQLLKLYALYKQGSSGDNLGAAPENAFDFVAKAKHEAWAALRGKTMEDAQNEYISYVEKLLSEDQS, from the coding sequence ATGACATTTGAAGAAGCACAGGAAAAAGTAAAAACGCTATCAAGTAAACCGGATAACGATCAATTATTAAAACTTTATGCCTTGTACAAACAAGGAAGCAGCGGTGATAATCTTGGGGCTGCACCGGAAAATGCCTTTGATTTTGTGGCCAAAGCTAAACACGAAGCCTGGGCTGCTTTAAGAGGTAAAACAATGGAAGATGCTCAAAATGAATATATTTCCTACGTAGAAAAGTTATTGTCAGAAGACCAATCCTAG